Proteins from a single region of Mailhella massiliensis:
- a CDS encoding outer membrane protein has protein sequence MFKRIGILLAAACLMLPGTASAADLAGVYVAPKFVLNVQHSKAELSYLGEKLGSDSKTAARAGGALALGYDFAPMFDVPVRAELEYGAYGSISKTSGEGDHAVHAKIGLQTLLANVYWDITTWNGFTPYIGGGLGMAFLKTEGHVDHSRLMADLVGSNSDTDTVFAGQIGLGCSYAFTENVSADIGYRFLTMDNGNVSGIARDMRLNSKDNYVHQFMMGLRVTF, from the coding sequence ATGTTCAAGCGAATCGGCATACTTCTTGCGGCGGCCTGCCTCATGCTGCCCGGCACGGCCTCTGCCGCCGACCTTGCAGGCGTGTACGTCGCCCCCAAGTTCGTGCTGAATGTTCAGCATTCCAAGGCGGAACTTTCCTACCTCGGGGAAAAACTCGGTTCCGATTCCAAAACCGCGGCACGCGCCGGCGGCGCGCTGGCCCTGGGTTACGATTTCGCCCCCATGTTCGACGTGCCCGTGCGTGCGGAACTGGAATACGGGGCCTACGGCAGCATTTCCAAAACCTCGGGTGAAGGCGACCATGCCGTGCACGCCAAAATCGGCCTTCAGACGCTGCTTGCCAACGTGTACTGGGACATCACCACCTGGAACGGCTTCACGCCCTACATCGGCGGCGGCCTGGGCATGGCCTTTCTCAAGACGGAAGGCCATGTGGACCATTCCCGCCTGATGGCCGACCTTGTAGGCTCCAACAGCGATACGGACACGGTGTTTGCCGGACAGATAGGCCTCGGCTGCTCCTATGCCTTTACGGAAAACGTGTCCGCCGACATCGGCTACCGCTTCCTCACCATGGACAACGGCAATGTTTCCGGCATCGCCCGCGACATGCGCCTGAATTCCAAGGACAACTACGTCCATCAGTTCATGATGGGCCTGAGAGTGACCTTTTAA